DNA from Musa acuminata AAA Group cultivar baxijiao chromosome BXJ1-5, Cavendish_Baxijiao_AAA, whole genome shotgun sequence:
TGGTCATAGGTTCGAATTGTCGGCTCAAGTGTTCTTTGCGACTATGGAGCGAAATGCATAGTCGCAAAGAAATGCTAAAGCAACATGAATGGTTTGGAGAGAAATGCATTATAATTTCTCATTCATGGCATGAACTGTTGTACACTTTGCGACTATGGCAATGGCTCCAAATAGAATAATGAAATAACAATTACGAAACTATTTTCGTAATGGACGGTGCCTATACATCAAACAATTAAGCAGTAACAAGAGAAGATTGCTGGCTACCTATTTTCTTGCAGCATCTTCCTCTGTAAACTTCGACagcttttcttgatgtttcatccTGTGGAATGTAGCAGCTAGAGGTTAGAAGAAGAGCTTATCAGAATGTAACCAtgaagacaagaagaaatatttatgatttgatgatgcTTACTACAgtgtaaaaaaaaggaaaaaaccgATTTGTTTTGATGTAATATTCAGATAGATGGATACAACCATCCAAAACAGCCGCAGTCGAGTGATTCACAAATCAAAAGCGACTGAATTCAGTAAAGCGGTACATGGGAGAAAGAGATGGAAGTCAAGGGGACATCAGAGAAAGGTGCTCGGTGGCATTCTCGCCAACGAGTTCCCGACCTGGCCTCGACTTTTTGCCTAGAAGACCCAGACGATCGATGTGCTTGCTATTCGGCAAAAAATCCCGTCCTTGTCATTTCGTCGAACGACTCAAACGCAACGCACATGGATCTCAATGCGCGTGGCGGTCCAAATCCACAAGGCACAGGCACAGGCTCAAACATTACGGGGCTCCTTCCCATTTAACTCCATTCCGACTCATCTGGAAGCAGGCTGTAGCCGCTGTTCGGCTAGTGGAGGCCGGAGAGCCCACACGGAGGCGGGTCTACGTCGGGACAAGTAAGTGAAGCGAATTGGCAGGGATAAACTACTCCATGCAACACCTACACCCTCCAATTACTAAACTACTCCATGCACGTCTTATCAGAGCATGGACGGACCGAATGCTGCCGAGACAAACTACATATATAAGGAGAAGGTTACTGCACCGCCATCGAAGCAGCACGTAGGGTTACTATGCTTCGTAAACTAGGGTTAATATAGCGGGGGGAAGTGCCCAAAGATCTCGTAGGGTATTGACTCGCTTGGCTACCTTTTTCCTAGCTCCCAAAGTGAGCCCGTGATCAATCATCATGCTGCCTGCTTGCTTAGGCCGACTCCATTGACCTTTGGGGAGCAGTAAGCAGATCAAACAAAGATCGGAAATCTAAACAATCGTATGATCGTCGTTGACCGTCATACGATCGTCGACTCTCTGGttttggttcgatcaaatgaaaattcttttaaaaaaataaagaaaaaagatgATTTCGATTCGAAATCGTCGACTCCAAAATCGAAATTATTGGTTCGAGAAATAGAACCGAAACTGTCTGACTCGTTCATTCTAAATATGAATGAAGTCAAGCCCCTACTCGGATACAGTGTTACGTTGCATGAATCCCAGTAGCCGCCGCGCTGTTGTAGTTTTAGCTGTTGCACTTGGAAAGCAGCAGTGGGCAGATGAGAGCTAGCCGCCAACCGCGCCCTTTGTTCGTTGGTTACCTCCGTGAGGGTGGATTAGATTAGATCGCTGTTTCAAGAATCAACCGCTGTCACTTCCAAACGCTACTATGTTTCGAAATATGCCCAAACATTTTTATAAAGGCCAACCGATAGATGCTTAAATGTCGTGTATATCTTTTCGGTCCGAAGCCAAGACTTTTTAGCTGCATTAAATTAGACGAATCCTTCGCCGATGAATTGTTTCCACCACTTTctattttcattaaaaatatcaaaaaatatataataatatgaaattatataatatcaaaatatgaaattaaaataattttattattaaataaagcATTAATTAACGTAGGCTTTACTACTAAGTTATCTATTCTAAATATCTACCGAGCTAAAACATGTCATTGCCACGACCGCCCGTTTCGGGTATTCATTGGGCTTCGTTTGGTGTTCCGTGTTGCGGACCTTGTACCAAATCACCTAGTCGCCCGGTGCTACCAACACCTCACGAGGCACCAAACTCGTGCGGTCACCTCCGGTCGcccgaccaaggctttcatcctccACCATGGGCGGCACGCAAAGCGGTGGTGCGATGGGTAGGTGAACGGACCCCGAATCCGATCGGATCACTCCacggataataataattaaaactaTTATTCTAATACATACAATATATATAACATCACCACCAGCATCATCattatgatcatcatcatcatctcccaCATCTTTCTACTTCGCTTTGctctggctctctctctctctctctctctctcgcgcacTCACTGGGCAGGAGACTGGAGTGGGGAGAAAGAAAGCGCAGCAAATTGAAATGGcggcatcatctccaccaccacctcctcctcctccgcctcctctccaCCCGCATTTGCGTATTCCCTACTCTGCCCCTGCCCGCCTCCTGCTTTTCCTGTTGCTTATAACTCACCCCGTTTCTTTGGCGGTTAACATCACCGCCGTGCTCTCAGCCTACCGCGACCTCTCCGACTTCAATCGCCTACTTAGCTCCACCTCCGTCCCCGGCGACCTCGCGGGACGCTCCTCCCTCACCATCCTCGCCGTCCCCAACGCCTACCTCCTCCGCTCCTCGGCCGCCCGCACCGCCGCGGCCGCTGACATCGCCGACGTCCTCCGCTACCACGTCCTCCTCGAGTACCTCTCGTGGCCCGACCTCCGCCGCATCCCGACCGGCGGGAAGCTCGTCACCACTCTGTACCAGACCACCGGCAGGGCCGCCGGAAACCTCGGCGCCGTCAACCTCACCCGCGACGAGGGGGGCGGCGTCACCGCGCGCTCGCCCGCCCCCTTCTCCGCCTCCAACGCCACCATCCTCGACCTCGTCGGCACCCACCCCTACAACGTCTCCGTCTTCGCCGTCAACGCACTCCTCCTCCCCTACGGGTTCGACCTCGCCGCCTCGGAGACGCGCCCTCCCGTCGGGGTCAACATCACGCGGGTCCTCTTCGACGGCCGCGACTTCAACGTGGCCGCGTCCATGCTCGAGGCGTCGGGCGTCGCAGCAGAGTTCGAGGCCGACGAGCGCGGCGCCGGAATCACCGTCTTCGTCCCCACCGACGAGGCCTTCGCAGATCTCCCGGCCACCGAGCGGCTGCAGTCTTTGCCGGCGGACCGCAAGGCGGTGGTGCTCCGCTTCCACGTGCTCCACTCCTACTACCCCCTCGGCTCCCTCGAGTCCATCGTCAACCCCGTCCAGCCCACGCTCGCCACCGAGGACACCGGCGCCGGCCGCTTTACCCTCAACATCACGCGTGTCAACGGCTCGGTGGCCATCGACACCGGCGTGGTCCAGGCGTCCATCACGCGCACCGTGTTCGACCAGAACCCGGTGGCCGTATTCGCCGTCTCCAAGGTGCTACTGCCGAGGGAGATCTTCCCGGGGGAGACCAGCGGAGCGATGCAGGCGGCAGCCGCTGCGCCGCCGCCGGTGGAGGCGGCGGGTCTCCCGCCGCAGGGGGCCGAGGACTGGGACACGCCGCCGGCGAGGCTGTCGTCGCCGCCGGGCCTCAGAGAGGAGCTTACGTCCGGGGCGGCCGTCCGCGATGGGGTTGCCCTGTCCTGTATAGCGTCGCTCTTTCTAATGCAGCTGCTGGTATGAGATCTGCTTTCTCTTCTTTCATCTAAAATTTTCATCTTTATTTCTTGATGTTCCGTCGGGGGTTGGGTGGTTATTTTGGATGGTATTCGTATACGAAGATTGGAATTTTAGCTGCAAAGCAGCCATTTTTTTGCCCTTTCCTTCCTACATGTTTTGGGTGATTCATGGCGGCATTCAATTTGGAAATGTCGAAATAATCTGATGGAATTCCGAGCAAAAGTTTGTAGAATCCGATTCgtctcttctcctctcttcttcttactttctttttcttctcccgtTTCCGTTTCCGTTTCCGTTCTGTGAGGACGACGATGGTTCTTTCCTTCCATCTGCTGAAGAGCGACTAAAGACACAGAAAGCTCGCAGCTTTTAGGGGTCGGCCGATCCAAAAAGAACAAATCAAAACAAAACAAATGCTTCGTTCTCGGTCTTTGCCAAGAAGAAACAAACCAAAAATCCATCGAAATCTCGAATTGGAGATCAAGAAAGGAGAGTGCATGGGTCCTTGGATAAGAGAGAGTCTCATCCAATCTACTTGTAATAGTTAGGGAAGAGAAAGCGTCCCCTTTTCAATGGGATGCTCGAGGACGGGGCTCCTGTCGTCTTCTCTCTGGGGTTGGGGAAAGGCTCAGGTCTTTCCGGGCTGGTTCCGGACTCGCGTGAGCTCACCGGGGTCGGTGATGGGATCGCGCTGGGCAGTGGGGAGTGAGCTGGCGGCAATGAGACAGCGCATTGCTGTCCGTGACCCACCCGTTAGATTCTGCTCTCTCTGGATGACGACGTCGACCCTTTGGGTTGCACTGCGTTTGGTTGGATTTGGTTGCGTCGGGCCCCACGTGTGCGCCCGTCTCTCGACGTCCCTCGGCCCCACGCCACCCCCGGCTGGCGCTGCAGTCCTCCCGGGGGTGCGGGGAATGGGCTGTAAGATCTCTCTGTTTAGTCTGTACTGGCGAGACATTGAAATCTTGAGCTGACTTCAATAGACATATATGAACGTACTAAATCGTGCTCATCTCTTGCTGAGTTCAAGCTTTACCTCTC
Protein-coding regions in this window:
- the LOC135581120 gene encoding fasciclin-like arabinogalactan protein 4 isoform X1, whose translation is MAASSPPPPPPPPPPLHPHLRIPYSAPARLLLFLLLITHPVSLAVNITAVLSAYRDLSDFNRLLSSTSVPGDLAGRSSLTILAVPNAYLLRSSAARTAAAADIADVLRYHVLLEYLSWPDLRRIPTGGKLVTTLYQTTGRAAGNLGAVNLTRDEGGGVTARSPAPFSASNATILDLVGTHPYNVSVFAVNALLLPYGFDLAASETRPPVGVNITRVLFDGRDFNVAASMLEASGVAAEFEADERGAGITVFVPTDEAFADLPATERLQSLPADRKAVVLRFHVLHSYYPLGSLESIVNPVQPTLATEDTGAGRFTLNITRVNGSVAIDTGVVQASITRTVFDQNPVAVFAVSKVLLPREIFPGETSGAMQAAAAAPPPVEAAGLPPQGAEDWDTPPARLSSPPGLREELTSGAAVRDGVALSCIASLFLMQLLRKQLDSRSYLVDLVLLYFLFFFSFFLKIKQTSTIEGAVEVSVNREICIMILTVFEGLYDFGQER
- the LOC135581120 gene encoding fasciclin-like arabinogalactan protein 4 isoform X2, with translation MAASSPPPPPPPPPPLHPHLRIPYSAPARLLLFLLLITHPVSLAVNITAVLSAYRDLSDFNRLLSSTSVPGDLAGRSSLTILAVPNAYLLRSSAARTAAAADIADVLRYHVLLEYLSWPDLRRIPTGGKLVTTLYQTTGRAAGNLGAVNLTRDEGGGVTARSPAPFSASNATILDLVGTHPYNVSVFAVNALLLPYGFDLAASETRPPVGVNITRVLFDGRDFNVAASMLEASGVAAEFEADERGAGITVFVPTDEAFADLPATERLQSLPADRKAVVLRFHVLHSYYPLGSLESIVNPVQPTLATEDTGAGRFTLNITRVNGSVAIDTGVVQASITRTVFDQNPVAVFAVSKVLLPREIFPGETSGAMQAAAAAPPPVEAAGLPPQGAEDWDTPPARLSSPPGLREELTSGAAVRDGVALSCIASLFLMQLLIKQTSTIEGAVEVSVNREICIMILTVFEGLYDFGQER
- the LOC135581120 gene encoding fasciclin-like arabinogalactan protein 4 isoform X3, which produces MAASSPPPPPPPPPPLHPHLRIPYSAPARLLLFLLLITHPVSLAVNITAVLSAYRDLSDFNRLLSSTSVPGDLAGRSSLTILAVPNAYLLRSSAARTAAAADIADVLRYHVLLEYLSWPDLRRIPTGGKLVTTLYQTTGRAAGNLGAVNLTRDEGGGVTARSPAPFSASNATILDLVGTHPYNVSVFAVNALLLPYGFDLAASETRPPVGVNITRVLFDGRDFNVAASMLEASGVAAEFEADERGAGITVFVPTDEAFADLPATERLQSLPADRKAVVLRFHVLHSYYPLGSLESIVNPVQPTLATEDTGAGRFTLNITRVNGSVAIDTGVVQASITRTVFDQNPVAVFAVSKVLLPREIFPGETSGAMQAAAAAPPPVEAAGLPPQGAEDWDTPPARLSSPPGLREELTSGAAVRDGVALSCIASLFLMQLLER
- the LOC135581120 gene encoding fasciclin-like arabinogalactan protein 4 isoform X4, encoding MAASSPPPPPPPPPPLHPHLRIPYSAPARLLLFLLLITHPVSLAVNITAVLSAYRDLSDFNRLLSSTSVPGDLAGRSSLTILAVPNAYLLRSSAARTAAAADIADVLRYHVLLEYLSWPDLRRIPTGGKLVTTLYQTTGRAAGNLGAVNLTRDEGGGVTARSPAPFSASNATILDLVGTHPYNVSVFAVNALLLPYGFDLAASETRPPVGVNITRVLFDGRDFNVAASMLEASGVAAEFEADERGAGITVFVPTDEAFADLPATERLQSLPADRKAVVLRFHVLHSYYPLGSLESIVNPVQPTLATEDTGAGRFTLNITRVNGSVAIDTGVVQASITRTVFDQNPVAVFAVSKVLLPREIFPGETSGAMQAAAAAPPPVEAAGLPPQGAEDWDTPPARLSSPPGLREELTSGAAVRDGVALSCIASLFLMQLL